From a single Pelmatolapia mariae isolate MD_Pm_ZW linkage group LG20, Pm_UMD_F_2, whole genome shotgun sequence genomic region:
- the LOC134618173 gene encoding kinesin-like protein KIF1B: protein MNQNEPLSFLHRHNEAFSTEPLKNTGKGAPLGFYHVQNISVEVTESFIENIKSKPVVFEVFSHYQQHPLHLHGQDVNSIQEILSYSHPLLRNCPEETASGSMTCHSHQ, encoded by the exons ATGAACCAGAATGAACCCCTCAGTTTCTTGCACCGTCACAATGAGGCTTTTTCCACCGAGCCTCTGAAAAACACTGGCAAAGGAGCTCCTCTGGGCTTTTACCACGTCCAGAAt ATTTCTGTCGAAGTTACAGAGTCTTTTATTGAGAACATCAAGAGCAAGCCCGTCGTGTTTGAAGTGTTCAGCCACTACCAGCAGCACCCGCTGCACCTCCATGGCCAGGACGTGAACAG catccaggaaatacTATCCTATTCCCATCCGTTGCTTAGAAACTGTCCTGAGGAGACAGCTTCAGGATCAATGACGTGTCATTCACACCAATGA